Proteins from a single region of Oncorhynchus kisutch isolate 150728-3 unplaced genomic scaffold, Okis_V2 Okis01b-Okis20b_hom, whole genome shotgun sequence:
- the lgals2b gene encoding lectin, galactoside-binding, soluble, 2b has product MTFRVENMSFKQGQEMTFTGKTKSGASNFTINIGHDSDNYALHFNPRFNHGHIVCNSLSGGSWGDELKEGHFPFQDGEQFKLVLNFTNEQFYIKLPDGHMMDFPNRLGDCKYKHIMVDGDVKVISFKIK; this is encoded by the exons ATG ACGTTCCGTGTGGAAAACATGTCCTTCAAGCAGGGTCAGGAGATGACGTTCACAGGGAAGACCAAGTCTGGAGCCTCTAA TTTCACCATCAACATCGGCCACGACAGTGACAACTACGCCCTCCACTTCAACCCTCGTTTCAACCACGGACACATCGTGTGTAACTCTCTGTCTGGAGGAAGTTGGGGAGACGAACTCAAGGAAGGTCACTTCCCCTTTCAGGATGGAGAGCagttcaag CTGGTCCTCAACTTCACCAATGAGCAGTTCTACATCAAGCTGCCAGACGGTCACATGATGGACTTCCCCAATCGCCTTGGCGACTGCAAGTACAAGCACATCATGGTTGACGGAGATGTCAAGGTCATCAGCTTCAAGATCAAATAG
- the LOC109884369 gene encoding GTP-binding protein 1 isoform X1 yields MASLAAIEPGLSPGTLPKEESVVPVSIFAPDCGDDLSGAECFEDGENVNGESEDHLDFTSKLTLVSPTGEQYDSLLRQLRERMDEGCGETIYVVGVGSDGGDYGLDEGDMEASVATVQSLCEQIEADMILLRERSDAGGKVRDYLIRRRVGEEDFLEVRVAVVGNVDAGKSTLLGVLTHGELDNGRGFARQKLFRHKHEMESGRTSSVGNDILGFDQEGHVVNKPDNHGGSLDWTKICERSSKVITFIDLAGHEKYLKTTVFGMTGHLPDFCMLMVGSNAGIVGMTKEHLGLALALNVPVFVVVTKIDMCPANILAETLHLLQRLLKSPGCRKIPVLVQNKDDVIVTASNFSSERMCPIFQVSNVTGDNMDLLKMFLNLLSSKTSYREDEPAEFQIDDTYSVPGVGTVVSGTTLRGLIRLNDTLLLGPDPLGSFLSIAVKSIHRKRMPVKEVRGGQTASFALKKIKRSSIRKGMVMISPRLTPQATWEFMAEILVLHHPTTISPRYQAMVHCGSIRQTATILTMNRDCLRTGDKASVHFRFIKTPEYLHTDQRLVFREGRTKAVGTITKLLQSVTKAQQAKMQSTKKGTTSANEEAGSAPRPDSPSAGQLPTVGEEETLCKDGNKENQPKSGGGGRRRGGQRHRGKALNSTASPTSQQHTPAAAGVGTTA; encoded by the exons ATGGCGTCGTTGGCAGCAATAGAGCCAGGGCTAAGCCCGGGGACATTACCGAAAGAGGAATCAGTAGTACCAGTTTCTATATTCGCACCGGACTGTGGGGATGACCTTTCAGGGGCAGAGTGCTTCGAAGACGGAGAGAATGTTAACGGCGAGTCCGAGGATCATTTAGACTTTACTAGCAAG CTGACTCTGGTCAGCCCCACAGGAGAACAGTATGACTCGTTACTACGGCAACTCCGAGAGAGGATGGATGAAGGATGTGGGGAGACCATTTATGTGGTGGGAGTGGGCTCAG ACGGAGGTGACTATGGCCTGGACGAGGGGGACATGGAGGCGTCAGTGGCCACCGTTCAATCCCTGTGTGAGCAGATAGAGGCAGACATGATCCTGCTGAGAGAACGTAGCGACGCAGGGGGGAAAGTACGAGACTACCTCATCCGCCGACGGGTCGGAGAGGAGGACTTCCTGGAAgtgag GGTGGCGGTGGTGGGTAACGTGGATGCCGGTAAGAGCACCCTGCTGGGGGTGTTGACCCACGGGGAGCTGGACAACGGCAGGGGGTTCGCCAGGCAGAAACTCTTCCGACACAAACACGAGATGGAGAGCGGCAGGACCAGCAGTGTGGGGAACGACATCCTGGGCTTTGACCAGGAGGGACAT GTGGTGAATAAGCCAGATAATCACGGGGGCAGTCTGGACTGGACTAAGATCTGTGAGAGGTCCTCTAAGGTCATCACCTTCATAGATCTGGCCGGCCACGAGAAGTACCTGAAAACCACTGTGTTTGGAATGACCGGACACCTACCAGACTTCTGTATGCTCATG gtgggcAGTAATGCAGGTATTGTAGGGATGACCAAGGAGCATCTAGGTTTGGCTCTAGCCCTGAATGTACCAGTCTTTGTAGTGGTCACCAAGATAGACATGTGTCCAGCCAACATCCTAGCAG AGACACTGCATCTGTTACAGAGGTTACTGAAGTCCCCAGGATGTAGAAAGATCCCCGTACTGGTTCAAAACAAAGATGACGTTATCGTCACTGCATCCAACTTCAGCTCAGAGAG GATGTGTCCAATCTTCCAGGTCTCCAATGTAACAGGAGACAACATGGATCTTCTGAAGATGTTCCTCAACCTACTGTCTTCGAAAACCTCCTATAGAGAAGATGAGCCTGCCGAGTTCCAGATCGATGACACCTACTCAGTAccg GGTGTGGGCACAGTAGTATCCGGCACTACGTTACGTGGATTGATACGACTGAATGACACGCTGCTGCTCGGCCCAGACCCCCTGGGCAGTTTCCTCTCCATCGCTGTCAAATCTATCCACCGCAAGAGGATGCCTGTCAAAGAGGTCCGGGGGGGACAGACCGCCTCCTTCGCGCTCAAAAAG aTCAAGCGTTCCTCCATCAGGAAGGGGATGGTGATGATCTCTCCCAGACTAACACCTCAGGCTACCTGGGAGTTCATGGCTGAGATACTGGTCCTgcaccaccccaccaccatatCCCCACGATACCAGGCTATGG TGCACTGTGGCAGCATCAGACAGACAGCCACCATTCTGACCATGAACAGAGACTGTCTACGTACCGGGGACAAGGCCTCAGTCCACTTCAGATTCATCAAGACCCCAGAGTACCTCCACACAGACCAGAGACTGGTGTTCAGAGAGGGACGCACCAAGGCTGTGGGCACCATCACCAAG CTGCTCCAGTCAGTCACCAAGGCCCAGCAGGCCAAGATGCAGTCCACTAAGAAGGGCACCACGTCAGCTAATGAGGAGGCAGGATCCGCACCGCGGCCTGACAGCCCCAGTGCAGGACAGCTACCG acagtgggggaggaggagacgcTATGTAAAGACGGCAACAAAGAGAACCAG CCCAAGTCAGGAGgtggaggcaggaggagagggggtcagagacacCGAGGAAAAGCCCTGAACAGCACAGCATCACcaacatcacaacaacacacaccagCTGCAGCAGGAGTGGGCACCACTGCCTAA
- the LOC109884369 gene encoding GTP-binding protein 1 isoform X2, protein MASLAAIEPGLSPGTLPKEESVVPVSIFAPDCGDDLSGAECFEDGENVNGESEDHLDFTSKLTLVSPTGEQYDSLLRQLRERMDEGCGETIYVVGVGSDGGDYGLDEGDMEASVATVQSLCEQIEADMILLRERSDAGGKVRDYLIRRRVGEEDFLEVRVAVVGNVDAGKSTLLGVLTHGELDNGRGFARQKLFRHKHEMESGRTSSVGNDILGFDQEGHVVNKPDNHGGSLDWTKICERSSKVITFIDLAGHEKYLKTTVFGMTGHLPDFCMLMVGSNAGIVGMTKEHLGLALALNVPVFVVVTKIDMCPANILAETLHLLQRLLKSPGCRKIPVLVQNKDDVIVTASNFSSERMCPIFQVSNVTGDNMDLLKMFLNLLSSKTSYREDEPAEFQIDDTYSVPGVGTVVSGTTLRGLIRLNDTLLLGPDPLGSFLSIAVKSIHRKRMPVKEVRGGQTASFALKKIKRSSIRKGMVMISPRLTPQATWEFMAEILVLHHPTTISPRYQAMVHCGSIRQTATILTMNRDCLRTGDKASVHFRFIKTPEYLHTDQRLVFREGRTKAVGTITKLLQSVTKAQQAKMQSTKKGTTSANEEAGSAPRPDSPSAGQLPPKSGGGGRRRGGQRHRGKALNSTASPTSQQHTPAAAGVGTTA, encoded by the exons ATGGCGTCGTTGGCAGCAATAGAGCCAGGGCTAAGCCCGGGGACATTACCGAAAGAGGAATCAGTAGTACCAGTTTCTATATTCGCACCGGACTGTGGGGATGACCTTTCAGGGGCAGAGTGCTTCGAAGACGGAGAGAATGTTAACGGCGAGTCCGAGGATCATTTAGACTTTACTAGCAAG CTGACTCTGGTCAGCCCCACAGGAGAACAGTATGACTCGTTACTACGGCAACTCCGAGAGAGGATGGATGAAGGATGTGGGGAGACCATTTATGTGGTGGGAGTGGGCTCAG ACGGAGGTGACTATGGCCTGGACGAGGGGGACATGGAGGCGTCAGTGGCCACCGTTCAATCCCTGTGTGAGCAGATAGAGGCAGACATGATCCTGCTGAGAGAACGTAGCGACGCAGGGGGGAAAGTACGAGACTACCTCATCCGCCGACGGGTCGGAGAGGAGGACTTCCTGGAAgtgag GGTGGCGGTGGTGGGTAACGTGGATGCCGGTAAGAGCACCCTGCTGGGGGTGTTGACCCACGGGGAGCTGGACAACGGCAGGGGGTTCGCCAGGCAGAAACTCTTCCGACACAAACACGAGATGGAGAGCGGCAGGACCAGCAGTGTGGGGAACGACATCCTGGGCTTTGACCAGGAGGGACAT GTGGTGAATAAGCCAGATAATCACGGGGGCAGTCTGGACTGGACTAAGATCTGTGAGAGGTCCTCTAAGGTCATCACCTTCATAGATCTGGCCGGCCACGAGAAGTACCTGAAAACCACTGTGTTTGGAATGACCGGACACCTACCAGACTTCTGTATGCTCATG gtgggcAGTAATGCAGGTATTGTAGGGATGACCAAGGAGCATCTAGGTTTGGCTCTAGCCCTGAATGTACCAGTCTTTGTAGTGGTCACCAAGATAGACATGTGTCCAGCCAACATCCTAGCAG AGACACTGCATCTGTTACAGAGGTTACTGAAGTCCCCAGGATGTAGAAAGATCCCCGTACTGGTTCAAAACAAAGATGACGTTATCGTCACTGCATCCAACTTCAGCTCAGAGAG GATGTGTCCAATCTTCCAGGTCTCCAATGTAACAGGAGACAACATGGATCTTCTGAAGATGTTCCTCAACCTACTGTCTTCGAAAACCTCCTATAGAGAAGATGAGCCTGCCGAGTTCCAGATCGATGACACCTACTCAGTAccg GGTGTGGGCACAGTAGTATCCGGCACTACGTTACGTGGATTGATACGACTGAATGACACGCTGCTGCTCGGCCCAGACCCCCTGGGCAGTTTCCTCTCCATCGCTGTCAAATCTATCCACCGCAAGAGGATGCCTGTCAAAGAGGTCCGGGGGGGACAGACCGCCTCCTTCGCGCTCAAAAAG aTCAAGCGTTCCTCCATCAGGAAGGGGATGGTGATGATCTCTCCCAGACTAACACCTCAGGCTACCTGGGAGTTCATGGCTGAGATACTGGTCCTgcaccaccccaccaccatatCCCCACGATACCAGGCTATGG TGCACTGTGGCAGCATCAGACAGACAGCCACCATTCTGACCATGAACAGAGACTGTCTACGTACCGGGGACAAGGCCTCAGTCCACTTCAGATTCATCAAGACCCCAGAGTACCTCCACACAGACCAGAGACTGGTGTTCAGAGAGGGACGCACCAAGGCTGTGGGCACCATCACCAAG CTGCTCCAGTCAGTCACCAAGGCCCAGCAGGCCAAGATGCAGTCCACTAAGAAGGGCACCACGTCAGCTAATGAGGAGGCAGGATCCGCACCGCGGCCTGACAGCCCCAGTGCAGGACAGCTACCG CCCAAGTCAGGAGgtggaggcaggaggagagggggtcagagacacCGAGGAAAAGCCCTGAACAGCACAGCATCACcaacatcacaacaacacacaccagCTGCAGCAGGAGTGGGCACCACTGCCTAA